The Bicyclus anynana chromosome 4, ilBicAnyn1.1, whole genome shotgun sequence genome window below encodes:
- the LOC112057181 gene encoding uncharacterized protein LOC112057181 yields the protein MPQTRSQTGLSEDQESVSDMSAADVVPGAGASRASSQPTRVVMTDQQLSRLLQQVLRAQSVDAPPSSPSCVSTGNFAKCTARFDGTKDSDVLAFIDAIETYKDCVCMEDRIAIRGLPMLLGGIAATWWQGVKQSVHTWTEATDLLKKTFGPRLPPHRIYRELFSREQGEEATDIFICKARALLSQLPPQTLREDVQLDMVYGLLNKRIREKVARSSCSNFMELLEEARRVEDLCNEGHSSGRRSSASTGTTRVVTPLCVPSPPSSHSQFSSIRKLREKCVYCKIFGHRKENCLKLKKKEEDTKTVDEPCNDTNRYTLTCFGCGAPGVIRSRCPTCTKKTSTTNEQSSSSAFLSVTASGICVNPRSRPILNIDVLGQRGRAIIDTGAKQCIASNSFRKYLVKSGTSFKIVNLELKFADGSVRTEPVETACVEVGLKGVVIPTLFIVLPNAKDSLLGMDFISDAGMVLDFSNRCWSMSRVAGSFPLEYESLEETIRCSAVQLQLREEEGSSLDSQQRDASSALLEKNDDIFQPGGAPTKFAVHRIDTGECAPISVPPYRVNPSKRVNMRPKVDRMLAEGIRINRDKCVVARPKLKYLDHVVGIEPDPGKVQAVLDMKPPKNLKELRTFLQTCSWFRKFIPQFSEVARPLTDLTTKKRRWHWGEDESNAFEQLKVRLTSSPIPRQPDFNEPFILRTDASAFAVGADLPHKSPDKITATQLADPEIKKIIQDFENDAARLPKVAANRVKRQQERRKAVADKHRREEPSYQVGDLVLLENHRLSSAAQGYTAKFGPRRDGPYRIRRLVSPTSFEVEDKDGVLLGKYHVSGLTPYLSEGKLLSKRKKGRSAKSLPRRIRDLEGETIAPVISYTRLQS from the coding sequence ATGCCCCAAACACGTAGTCAAACAGGACTTAGTGAGGATCAGGAGTCTGTTTCCGATATGTCGGCCGCAGACGTGGTACCTGGCGCTGGCGCGAGCCGCGCCTCCTCTCAACCTACTCGGGTCGTAATGACCGATCAACAGTTGTCGCGTCTACTGCAGCAGGTGTTGCGTGCTCAGAGTGTGGATGCACCACCATCTTCACCGTCATGTGTATCAACGGGGAATTTTGCTAAATGCACAGCGCGTTTTGATGGCACTAAAGATAGTGATGTGCTGGCATTTATCGATGCTATTGAAACATACAAGGACTGCGTTTGTATGGAGGATCGAATTGCTATACGCGGACTGCCGATGCTTCTTGGTGGCATCGCGGCTACTTGGTGGCAAGGCGTGAAGCAGTCTGTGCATACCTGGACAGAAGCGACAGACTTACTGAAAAAGACATTCGGCCCTCGCCTACCTCCACATCGAATATATAGGGAGTTGTTCAGTCGTGAACAAGGCGAAGAGGCGACGGACATCTTCATATGTAAGGCGCGTGCTCTTTTATCGCAGCTGCCGCCCCAAACACTTAGAGAAGATGTACAACTGGACATGGTATATGGATTACTGAATAAAAGGATACGTGAGAAAGTGGCTCGAAGCTCGTGTTCCAACTTCATGGAGCTTTTGGAGGAAGCCCGACGAGTCGAGGACCTTTGCAATGAGGGTCATAGTTCCGGCCGCCGCAGTTCAGCAAGTACGGGAACTACTCGGGTAGTGACACCCCTATGTGTGCCGAGTCCACCATCATCACATTCACAATTCTCAAGTATAAGAAAGTTGAGAGAAAAGTGTGTTTACTGTAAAATTTTCGGACACAGAAAAGAAAATTGCCTCAAGCTTAAAAAGAAGGAAGAGGATACCAAGACGGTTGACGAACCTTGCAATGATACCAACCGTTACACGCTTACCTGTTTTGGGTGTGGAGCCCCTGGCGTCATCAGGTCTCGTTGTCCGACGTGTACGAAGAAAACATCGACAACGAATGAACAGTCGTCATCGTCCGCGTTTTTGTCGGTTACCGCGAGtggtatatgtgttaatccgcgTAGTAGgccgattttaaatattgatgtGCTCGGTCAACGTGGACGTGCGATTATTGATACTGGTGCGAAACAGTGTATAGCTAGTAAtagttttagaaaatatttagttaaGTCTGGTActagttttaaaattgtaaatttagaattaaaatttGCCGATGGTTCAGTGCGAACTGAACCTGTGGAAACGGCTTGTGTCGAGGTTGGTTTGAAAGGAGTTGTAATCCCTACGTTATTTATAGTTTTGCCAAATGCTAAAGATTCTTTGTTGGGAATGGATTTTATCAGCGATGCTGGCATGGTACTTGATTTTAGTAATAGGTGTTGGTCGATGTCACGCGTAGCTGGCAGCTTTCCACTGGAGTATGAGTCTCTGGAAGAGACTATTCGGTGCTCAGCGGTGCAGTTGCAGTTACGAGAAGAGGAAGGTTCTTCTTTAGACTCACAGCAACGGGATGCTTCATCGGCTTTATTGGAGAAGAATGATGATATCTTCCAGCCAGGGGGAGCTCCCACTAAGTTTGCTGTTCATCGAATCGATACTGGTGAGTGCGCACCTATTTCAGTACCTCCCTATAGGGTGAATCCATCCAAAAGGGTAAACATGCGACCGAAGGTTGACAGAATGTTAGCAGAAGGGATTAGAATCAACCGAGACAAGTGTGTTGTTGCGAGACCAAAGCTGAAGTACTTAGATCACGTGGTAGGTATTGAACCTGATCCAGGTAAAGTGCAAGCTGTGCTGGACATGAAACCTCCGAAAAACCTTAAAGAGTTGAGAACCTTTTTACAGACCTGCTCTTGGTTTCGGAAGTTTATTCCTCAGTTCTCTGAGGTTGCACGTCCACTTACTGATCTTACAACGAAAAAACGACGTTGGCACTGGGGGGAGGATGAGTCGAATGCTTTTGAGCAGTTAAAGGTAAGACTTACTTCTAGCCCGATCCCCAGACAACCGGATTTTAACGAGCCTTTTATTCTCCGAACGGACGCGAGTGCCTTTGCTGTGGGTGCCGACTTGCCTCACAAGTCGCCTGATAAAATTACAGCCACCCAGCTCGCAGATCcggaaattaagaaaattattcagGATTTTGAAAATGATGCTGCTCGTCTGCCAAAGGTAGCAGCTAATCGAGTGAAGAGGCAACAGGAAAGACGCAAGGCTGTAGCTGATAAACATCGTCGTGAAGAGCCTTCATACCAGGTAGGTGATCTGGTCTTATTAGAAAACCACCGACTTAGCTCTGCCGCTCAAGGGTATACGGCAAAGTTCGGTCCCCGTCGGGATGGACCATATCGCATTCGTCGTCTTGTTAGCCCTACATCATTTGAAGTGGAAGATAAGGATGGGGTATTGTTAGGGAAGTACCATGTCAGTGGGTTGACGCCTTATCTCTCTGAGGGAAAACTCCTCTCAAAGCGTAAGAAAGGTAGATCTGCCAAGTCACTCCCGAGGCGTATTCGTGACTTGGAGGGGGAGACTATAGCGCCTGTAATAAGTTATACTCGGTTACAATCGTAA
- the LOC112058433 gene encoding uncharacterized protein LOC112058433 → MSFFKNVTSGFAIRSRDTILKESLINNLSECVKDIQYNSQFEENFHSVLGSTDSTNTLCMALEAVFLHGLKDTFLRKAKNVISGDPDYRPQSSFWPLILVLSHRQNIDQISSLPQINTETGQCRAWLRIALNECLLSSYMSTLLKNISAVKPFYNRSAFVCDTEILEVAQKLVQGLETCVQFNLPINSSLLNQWPEQVLMQAGVWVPTMRVAPITAGLDVASTLTDEVKPKLATTPTHASSVTGMVLNEDEALKFILSKDSNDITNKKQITNEKSHNEESEIIKKEGNIKSDSDSLEVVEATTSHEPADETSQSQEQAHTYSSSVDSGEFIAPSDVVVTGNSLMVFNGSGKGWSNDSHDELNESINSNSSHGSSMIKTPELKSLSSLIDNTVAYGEPYTHTQNLKDIMKDIHKELKLTVEDSVTAEEKVETAVLDDPTLQGLDFEVVPNSSNGSFTPQELQRMIKQLGMLSRERGLDFQNYQCKGCQDLLGSTVSKAKVCGYTGEYFCSNCMDPNVFIIPARVIHNWDFKRYPVSKKSALFLLEFQHHPWIDMKKLNPKIYCGVSDMAQLQELRIQLNFLRAYIFTCREPVIEELQKRVWPREYLYDHVHLYTISDLAQIPNNSLALQLEKVVSFAKSHVLDCWLCSQKGFICEVCKDSKILYPFETSSTYRCDECSSVFHAKCQNESSPCPKCKRRQERTCDTSLVDALHYHFIK, encoded by the coding sequence ATGTCGTTTTTCAAGAACGTAACATCAGGTTTTGCGATTCGCAGTCGCGACACAATACTAAAGGAATCTTTGATTAATAATTTGTCAGAGTGCGTAAAAGATATTCAATACAACAGTCAATTCGAAGAGAACTTCCACAGCGTTCTCGGTTCGACGGACTCCACGAACACATTATGTATGGCGTTGGAAGCTGTTTTCCTTCACGGCTTGAAAGACACGTTCTTGAGGAAAGCTAAGAACGTAATATCCGGCGATCCCGACTACCGGCCGCAGTCCAGCTTTTGGCCTTTGATATTGGTGCTGTCTCATAGACAGAACATTGATCAAATATCGTCTCTTCCGCAAATCAACACAGAGACAGGTCAGTGCCGAGCCTGGCTCAGGATCGCTCTCAACGAGTGTCTGTTGTCCTCTTACATGTCTACACTGTTGAAGAACATATCTGCAGTTAAGCCTTTTTACAACAGGAGTGCGTTTGTATGTGACACAGAAATATTGGAGGTCGCTCAGAAACTGGTCCAGGGACTGGAGACTTGTGTTCAGTTCAACTTACCAATTAATTCTAGTTTGCTGAATCAATGGCCAGAACAGGTGTTAATGCAGGCAGGGGTTTGGGTGCCAACCATGAGAGTGGCACCCATTACTGCCGGCCTAGATGTCGCCAGCACTCTGACGGATGAAGTGAAGCCCAAACTGGCTACAACTCCCACACATGCCTCCAGTGTTACAGGCATGGTTTTGAATGAAGATGAAGCTTTAAAATTCATTCTGTCTAAAGATTCTAATGACATAACTAACAAAAAACAGATTACAAATGAAAAGTCGCATAATGAAGAATCTGAAATAATTAAGAAGGAAGGGAATATAAAATCTGATTCTGACTCTTTAGAAGTTGTAGAAGCAACAACGAGCCATGAGCCAGCCGATGAAACTTCTCAGTCCCAGGAGCAGGCTCACACCTACTCATCATCTGTTGATTCTGGTGAATTTATTGCACCCTCTGATGTTGTGGTCACTGGAAATTCTTTGATGGTTTTTAATGGTAGTGGAAAAGGGTGGTCGAATGATAGTCATGATGAATTAAAtgaatcaataaattcaaattcatccCATGGCAGCAGCATGATTAAAACACCAGAATTGAAAAGTCTATCATCACTAATCGACAACACTGTTGCTTACGGTGAGCCATACACTCATAcccaaaatttaaaagacaTTATGAAGGATATTCATAAAGAACTGAAACTGACAGTAGAAGACAGTGTGACTGCTGAGGAAAAGGTAGAGACAGCAGTGCTAGATGATCCCACTCTACAAGGGTTAGATTTTGAAGTTGTCCCCAACTCCAGCAATGGCTCCTTTACACCTCAAGAGTTACAGAGAATGATAAAACAATTGGGGATGTTATCTAGAGAAAGAGGACTCGATTTCCAAAACTACCAGTGCAAGGGTTGTCAAGACTTGTTAGGTAGTACAGTTTCCAAAGCCAAAGTATGTGGGTACACGGGTGAATATTTCTGCTCCAATTGTATGGATCCAAATGTTTTCATCATTCCAGCCAGAGTCATCCACAATTGGGACTTCAAAAGATATCCAGTGTCAAAAAAATCAGCACTGTTCTTATTAGAATTCCAACACCATCCTTGGATAGATATGAAAAAGCTTAACCCAAAAATATATTGCGGCGTCTCAGACATGGCTCAGCTGCAGGAGTTGAGAATACAACTTAACTTTTTGAGAGCCTACATTTTTACTTGCCGTGAACCGGTCATCGAGGAGCTACAGAAACGTGTGTGGCCCAGAGAGTATTTATATGACCATGTACATTTATACACAATATCTGATTTAGCTCAGATACCCAACAATTCTTTGGCTTTACAGTTAGAAAAAGTGGTCAGCTTTGCAAAATCTCATGTCCTAGACTGTTGGCTCTGCAGCCAAAAGGGCTTTATTTGTGAAGTTTGCAAGGATTCCAAGATATTATATCCGTTTGAGACAAGCTCAACATACAGATGTGATGAATGTTCAAGCGTTTTCCATGCTAAATGTCAAAATGAAAGCTCGCCTTGCCCTAAGTGCAAAAGGAGACAAGAAAGAACATGTGACACATCATTGGTTGATGCTcttcattatcattttattaaataa
- the LOC112058432 gene encoding uncharacterized protein LOC112058432 gives MINFLFTLLLYASSFSFIGAENNYSEIEKNGQELLLCRKCGADVADSYYLFSKESPGAHKIEKQNLFGRQNVTVQTLVNPFGIQFDIVTAEKARCESIGASQGADSWFPGYTWRICTCPHCAQHLGWTFESSKQTDDDKDNVKTFHGLILGNILGENFTDSLIMLPKVYKM, from the exons atgattaattttttgtttacactACTTTTGTATGCATCAAGTTTTTCTTTTATAGGTGCTGAAAACAATTATTCTGAGATTGAAAAGAACGGGCAAG aACTACTGTTGTGCCGCAAATGCGGCGCTGATGTGGCcgattcatattatttatttagtaaagaAAGTCCTGGAgctcataaaattgaaaaacagAACTTATTTGGCAGACAAAATGTCACAGTACAAACTTTAGTTAATCCATTTGGAATACAATTTGATATAGTGACTGCTGAAAAGGCAAGATGTGAAAGTATAGGGGCT AGTCAAGGAGCAGATTCATGGTTCCCAGGATACACTTGGCGTATCTGTACCTGTCCACATTGTGCTCAACATTTAGGATGGACATTTGAAAGCTCTAAACAGACAGATGATGACAAAGATAATGTTAAAACCTTTCATGGACTAATATTAGGCAACATTCTTGGAGAGAATT TTACAGACTCACTCATTATGTTGCCAAAGGTATATAAAATGTAA
- the LOC112058431 gene encoding serine/arginine-rich splicing factor 4 gives MTDSVNMSLDDIIKQNRPGRTRGRGGGNIRGRGGGRGGRRGRGGRGRGGGDGGRSFSRDRSNSRQDRSRSRSRGPRGRSQQRGQLQNRDRSQSRGRSQSRGRSQSRGNSQPRGPPQSRARSRSQQRRFSYPRTRSASRSQRSTTPRGRAGLESPISNMPGLVRTNRGRGGMQMRLRRGNLNQQGPSGVHSRLGVTTRRGGANNAFKPLAVAKRGISKRGLSTRNRFSNIGLRSDQILEQRRQNNVIRSQTFTRSRNNSFSSASQLTVSVANDFAKRRRNSVGSTGYLNRQTLASLNNQFGGYNTRRGPGSVKSIGSNRSNRSNQSNSSRISNQSRGRGRGRGRGSNRGVGRKFVNILNDKLQKEIAALQGKNFGANNNSEAPGGINNFTPTPTATKLTLHQRFAAA, from the exons ATGACGGACTCCGTGAACATGTCACTCG atgATATAATCAAACAGAACAGACCTGGTCGCACTCGTGGTAGAGGCGGTGGGAACATTAGGGGCCGCGGCGGAGGTCGTGGCGGCCGCCGCGGACGCGGAGGACGCGGTCGCGGTGGCGGGGATGGTGGTAGATCATTTTCACGCGACAGATCTAACAGTCGCCAGGATCGCTCCCGTTCCCGTTCTCGAGGACCTCGTGGTCGATCACAGCAGCGGGGCCAGTTGCAAAACCGAGACCGATCACAGTCGCGAGGCCGGTCACAATCGCGAGGTCGATCACAGTCGCGTGGTAATTCACAGCCGCGCGGCCCCCCTCAATCAAGGGCTCGATCTCGTTCACAACAAAGACGTTTTTCTTATCCTAGAACCCGATCTGCATCTAGATCTCAGAGAAGTACTACACCTAGAGGCAGAGCAGGACTTGAAAGTCCTATCTCTAACATGCCAGGATTAGTCCGCACCAACAGAGGCAGAG GAGGTATGCAGATGAGACTTAGACGTGGTAATTTAAATCAACAAGGACCAAGTGGAGTTCATAGCCGGCTCGGAGTCACTACACGTAGAGGTGGTGCCAATAATGCTTTCAAACCTTTAGCTGTGGCAAAGAGAGGAATTTCTAAACGTGGTTTAAGTACAAGAAACAGATTTAGCAATATTGGTTTGAGATCTGACCAAATTTTGGAGCAGCGTCGTCAAAACAATGTCATCCGCTCTCAAACTTTTACCCGATCTAGAAATAATTCCTTCAGTTCAGCCTCACAATTGACTGTAAGTGTTGCTAATGATTTTGCAAAACGGCGTCGCAACAGTGTAGGGAGCACTGGTTACTTGAATAGACAGACCCTAGCATCACTCAACAATCAATTTGGAGGGTATAACACGCGTCGAGGACCAGGGAGTGTCAAATCTATTGGGTCAAATAGGTCTAACAGATCAAATCAATCTAATTCAAGCAGAATATCAAACCAGtccagaggcagaggtcgtgGTCGTGGTAGGGGAAGTAATCGTGGAGTAGGTagaaaatttgtaaatattctcaATGATAAACTTCAAAAAGAGATAGCTGCACTTCAGGGTAAAAACTTCGGAGCAAATAATAATTCAGAAGCACCTGgtggcataaataactttaCACCTACACCGACAGCTACCAAGCTAACTTTACATCAAAGATTTGCAGCagcataa